The following nucleotide sequence is from Cucumis melo cultivar AY chromosome 1, USDA_Cmelo_AY_1.0, whole genome shotgun sequence.
GGAGTTTCGCCGGATCAGTCACCGGGCCCGGAAGAGTCtgaaacgttttttttttttttttggagaaaatCATTCAGAAAGCGAAGAAACAATCTGACGGATGTTTTTCGAACGAGTCcatagaaaaacaaaatatgtACGGAAATGCTTTCCAGAAAAACAGTGGATTATTAGTTCGTGAGttcaaattaaacgatgaaatcTGAAGAAGGTATCCGCGTCCATACTGAACAAAAAATTTATGGTACGAGGAAGTTTCTCCAGAAAAGTATTTATAAGGATAGCCGATTTCAAAATggaacaaaggaaaaaaaatgagaatgaTCGATTCCAGAGACTCaaacaaaagttcaaaaaacGAAAAGATATACAGAGAGAGACATTTTAATTCTGAAGAAATGACTTGCATCGATAGTTTTCCAAACGATTTGAAACATCCAGAAAATTTCTCCGGAAAATAAATCAAACACAATCAGGGAGAGATGAACATTCAAAATCTAAAGAAAATGATCTGCACCAGTAAGTTTTCAAGTGAAATGAAACGTAAAGAAAATTTCTCCTATAAAACTTCGAAAAAAGCATGATCGATTCGAAACTCAAACGAAAAAAATCGACTATAGCAAGAGAACAGAAAAACAGAGACATTAATAATCAGGGAAAACAAACAGAATTTGATCCAAACACGgaagaaacgaaaaaaaaaaaaaaatcaattcatACCCTAGCTTTGCTCCTCAAATCGAGTCCCGATCCTCCGATCCTGCAAGAGAAGAAACAAGCATAAGGAAAACCGCGAATAATAGTGAGGATCAGAAGAGAAGGGAGAGAGAGAGTAATTACCATACGTATTCAGCGATGATCTTCTCGGTGGTATCAGTGAGGTTGAGATTGATGAGATCAGACAGGAGAGACATGGCGACTGAGGCAGAGGAAACTGAgccaaagagagagagagaaggggaAATGGTTCGAGAAAGATGGAGGGAAGGATTTTAATAGGGGACTGCGCCAATGCCTTCGCTAGTCGCTACTAACGTCGAGGGCGTTAGGATTTATGACAACAGCGCAAAACGATGCCAAAACAAAAATgttgatttatttttatatttccaATTTAAAGTCTTTTACAtttaaatcaaaacaaaattattctaaattgcaaaaacggttaaaatatttcctttttcaatttttttttttaaaaaaccgtcaaaatatttatttataaaatatatagaaaaatctGACAATTAAatcctaatttttttaaattttaatgatGAGATTAGAATAAGATATATATAGTTTAGATGTTAAAATAGGATTTtaatccttaaaaaaaaaagattttattgaaatgaaattaaaagGGGGGTCTCTTAGTCTCCAAGCAGAAGGGGAAAGGATTCCGACAATTTGGGAAACGTCTCGTGATATTTAGATTATTTCGGCAAAAGTGGGAATGCATAGCCACTcatatattatttcttttatttatttgtagtTATTATGGGAGTTAATCACTAATGATGATTAAAAACGcaaaactaattaactaaatGCCTAAAATAACCTCACTGCATCCCTAAGCGCTCCAGTAAATAATATTCTGTGTACACTATTGTTAATATTGTTTCTAAATTTTCACATTCTTACGATATTTACTTAAAACACATACTAAATAATCTAATTATAATAAAAGAGCGAGCGCTATTATAATCGTAGACATTAAATTTGTACTGTAATAATACTATGTGTTTggtatttaaattattttagtttaataaaaaaGTAGTAAACattataacaaaataataaaaaaaattgaatgtaaattagtaaaattttgaaaactagtAGAAATAGTGTTTCGATATTGTATTGTTGCTTTTATAGTTTGTCGatgaattcaaatatttttttgataaAGTAGAAAATTTGACACAAACAACCACAAACTCGAAAAACATGTTATTAAATGGAtcaaaatttgagattttgtaTTAGTAGATCCATGACATTTTTTCGATAGTAAATGAGTAAATTATGATCTATTAAACACGACATTAAAAATCTAAAACCCTTACAAACACATAATCTAGAAAGTTGagaacatttttcttaaatagtTATATTACTATTTGCTTGTTTCATGGTTggattccaattttggttcaaaTTCAAACATATCTATTTCAACATAGGATTATCAGGTTTGGTAAGTGTGATCAATTTCATTTACTTTCAAATTACCATCGTTTACTTTACACATTCAAATTCTATGGGGACAGCAAGCAAGAAAATGGTCATTAGTGAATGTGTACAAAAATGGCCATTAAAGTCAAGTCTAGTCTCGCACCATTTATCATCCTTGAAAAGCAGAGGttcaattttcttctttcttttccttttgttcTCTTCGGTTAAACTCAGAATTCagcattttgtttagaaaaacgAGGCTTTTTCTAAGAACAACAATTACaaaattgaagaaagaaaaCTCACCACCAACTTAAATTCTTCACTTCTtcattgtttatttattatttattttgttgggTTATGATGTTTTAAGATATCTTAGTATTATTGATTAATTTATGTGATGACATAATTCAAATGATAATacagttgttttttttttttttttaatgattgaATTAGTATTTAAACTTTGTGTAACatacttttgttttattttataccATGAGTCTAACTCATTATTCACATTCTATATTTTTCACCCCATTCCTTGTTTGTAAGATACATTCAAGGGATGATTTACAATAAGTTAAATTTGAGTTTTAAACATCAAGTTTGTCTCTATATATTTTGGGTCGtattcaattttagtttttgtattttaaatagCAAAAGGTCAATTCTCATTCTCTTgagaaaatttaatattaaatctctcgaaattcatttatatcaaaattgtttactaataataatacaagCTAAACAAGTAATACGTAAATATGTTTCTAAAATTTAGGGAAAATAAACTAGTATATGAACTACATCTCTAAATATATCGTAggtatattaattaaaatactaaataatataaaaaattcatcgaactaaacataaaataaaaaacagaaCAGTAAATTTATTggaaagaaaaagtaaaagtttaaatatatattaaatactaaattttaaattttaaatatcaattAACAGTGAATGTTTAGACTAACTTAAGTGCATTTCGACTAATTTCATTTGACAACTCTTTTTTACCACAAAGACAACCACAATGgtttaattgtttttaaaaattagaaaccAATGATCGAGATTCTAGTATACATATTACAACATACATGTGTTTAAAtcctaatttatttttctttttatgtttgTAACAAAATCAATATGTATATTGTAGAGAAGTTATAATTGATCGAGAATGAGATATAGTATATAAAATTgttatcttttatatatatatataatataatatgcaTATCATAAGTTATTCCATTAGAAGACAAAGTAGAGTGCGGTTAACAAGTTAACATCAAACAGCATCCAAATAAATTGTGTTCTCTAGCAAACCATGTACGTGGATAAGGTACAACAAATGATGTCTCGTGATCAATAATTGGCAATGAATTTGCAATATTTTAAGTTAGGataaaacaaaatacttttgaTTATTTAATGAATGAATATGAATCTCACTGATTAATAAAGTATAAATAGTAAATGAACACTTATCTATATGGAGAgccaaaatattttttttcttcaaataaaaagaacaatcttttccttttttatattACATGGAACTCACTTCTCTGCATAGAAATTCCTCTTaaattttttcacaaaaagaaaaaaacaataaatcaaGAAACACATCTCTATGATGGATTGATTTCCTAAAAGAGTgtttcaaaattcaaacaacTTTGTGAGTGCTTAGAATGTCAATTTAAACCAGCATGAAACCAAACTGCTTGGAAGGAAACATGAGTTTTTGTTAATGGTAGCTAGAAATGGTGACTTTAGCCTGAGGACCTTCTTGAATATAGATAAAAACACATTCAGAACCTGGCTGAAGCACTGTTAACCATTCGGGAAGCTCGTAAATCCCTTTTTGTTGTGTTGGAGAGAGTCCCCAAATAGGGCCTGTGAGATTCTCGAGGTGcaattttagatttttaatcGACTTTCCTGATGTGTTCTTGATCTTCACTTGGTGTCTGTAATAACTTTCTTTGTTTACGGTCCATGTGCTTGTTATTGTGTGGATAAACTCTACTGGAGACCCTGCAAAACATTCAAAACAAGAAATCAAATATCACATTAGAAATTAATGGTTTGATTACTCATTCCATAGTCTTAGGGGAAAACGTAACAAATAAGAATTAGAATGAATAAATAAATCccctgtttttttttcttacctGCAGCTACAGGGACGTTGGCGTCAGGGGATTCATTTTCACGTTTCACCGGCGGCTGATGTCCTCGCGATCCTATATTCCACGAACAAACATAAAAAATCAGTAAACATATTCATACAAGCAATAAAAAACCCTTAAAAGGAAAATCCGCCTTTAAATTACCAGGAATTTGATGGCCATTAACGGAGCTATGCAACTTGGAGAAGAGACCAATCAAAGGAGCAGAAGCGGTCAGTGTAGGCTCAGTCTGTTCATATTCAGATCGATCGTCACCGAATCTGTCGTTCTTGTCCGGACCGCCGACGAGAGCGCCGTGAAGAACGTTAGGGTTTCCTTGGGGACGATGGTACCAGTAATCGAAGCCCTGGACGCAGCCGATTGGAGCGGGATCGGTGAAAATTGAAGCGATTGAAGAGCCTCTGTGGTGGAGTTTTTGAGGGAATTTGGGACCGTAGCCGATTAAATAGCTGAGAGAGTTAGGGTTTTTGCCGAGGATGTAATCGGCTTGGGATTGGGCGAAATTGAGAAGCTCTTTAGGCTCGAAGACGCCGTCGGGACAAATGAGCTTTGCGTTGGCGGCGGAGAGGTAGTCGGAATAGACGGCCATGAGAAATGCGGCGGCGGAGGCGTATTGCATATTGTTCCATTCGTGGGCGTACAATAATCCACCTGTTGTTTTTTCCCGCGAAAATTAAATCAGTCTCAATTTGAAAATACACttcattttaaattgattaataaatattaaccaCAAAATTAGTCTCTTTTTAGTAAAAATTACTCTcatctttccttttttttaagtTAGTTTGATACCTCTTCGTCtcaaaatacatataaaaatttGTATCATAATATTTATACTCACCCGGAGTTTTATTAATGTTGTATCCATCGTTCTTCTGAAGGCATGCACAAGCAAAATAATCGGCTTTCGCCTGATATTGCTTCAAGGTCGATTCATAACCACCACTGCGTCCTTCCAACAACACCTagataaaatcaaataattccgATTTGGATAATAACTTGGTTaggtatttaattaatttaatttatatttaaaggaaaaaacaaacataaatcaatatattcaattgaagcTTTACCTTAGTTAAAAGAACTTGAACGCCAGCATATTTGTTGTCCCAAGAGAACTCTTTCATTGCCCATCCAGTTCCCCCAAACGACACCGCTTTATCTACCGTGTACTTCAAGTAATATTCATCTCCGGTGGCTCTGAATAACCAAGCTGCCGCCCACAACAGCTCATCCTTCAATTTACAAAACAATGgtattaattagttaattaaattgTAATCGAGGAATTAGAGGAGATAAGTAGagatatatttaaaatttgtttaccCAATATCCTGATGAAGTGTAGAACCCTGAAGCACATGGAATGGAATCATCGTATAGACCTCTAAAGGTGTCTGCAAATGTGAACAGCTGAAAACAACAAAAATTGTGAGCATCGTGAGATTGAGAAAATAGTTCtctacagaaaaaaaaaaaaaaaaaaggagaagaaatgATGTTATCAAACCTCTTTAGCATGGACCAGCAATAGATTGGAATAAGCAGAGTTGTAAGTCTTGAAGGCAATGGAAGCGGCAGCCAAAGCGGCGGCGGTTTCACCGGCAAGGTCAGAGCCAGGATGGGACTCGTCGATCTTGAAAGCGGTTCGAGGAGTGGTCATATCCTCGGGACGTT
It contains:
- the LOC103499972 gene encoding endoglucanase 5, with protein sequence MAQGFLVALVAAVLCFEAAAAAGEFNYGDALDLSFLYLEAQRSGKLPADRRVKWRGDSGLKDGLAQGVNLVGGYYDAGDNVKFGLPMAFVTTILSWGAIDFNKEITNANQMDNTLKAIKWATDYFLKAHTSRNVLWGQVGDGSSDHFCWQRPEDMTTPRTAFKIDESHPGSDLAGETAAALAAASIAFKTYNSAYSNLLLVHAKELFTFADTFRGLYDDSIPCASGFYTSSGYWDELLWAAAWLFRATGDEYYLKYTVDKAVSFGGTGWAMKEFSWDNKYAGVQVLLTKVLLEGRSGGYESTLKQYQAKADYFACACLQKNDGYNINKTPGGLLYAHEWNNMQYASAAAFLMAVYSDYLSAANAKLICPDGVFEPKELLNFAQSQADYILGKNPNSLSYLIGYGPKFPQKLHHRGSSIASIFTDPAPIGCVQGFDYWYHRPQGNPNVLHGALVGGPDKNDRFGDDRSEYEQTEPTLTASAPLIGLFSKLHSSVNGHQIPGSRGHQPPVKRENESPDANVPVAAGSPVEFIHTITSTWTVNKESYYRHQVKIKNTSGKSIKNLKLHLENLTGPIWGLSPTQQKGIYELPEWLTVLQPGSECVFIYIQEGPQAKVTISSYH